The following DNA comes from Streptomyces pristinaespiralis.
TGCCCGACAGCCGCGCCACCTCGGCCCGCAGGCCGCGGACCTCCGCCGTCAGCGCCTCCAGCAGTGCCGTCTGCCGGCGCTCCTCGGCGTCGTCCCGCTCGAAGCGGGAGATGAACCAGGCCGCGATGTTGGCCGTCACCACACCGAGCAGCGCGATACCGGAGATCATCAGTCCGACCGCGAGCAGCCGCCCGAGGCCCGTCGTCGGCGAGTGGTCGCCGTAGCCGACGGTCGTCATCGTCGTGAACGACCACCACACCGCGTCGCCCAGCGTCTTGATGTTCCCGCCGGGCGCGTCCCGCTCCACCTGGAGCACGGCGAGCGAACCGAACATCATCAGCCCCACGACCGCGCCGCCGACATACGTGGTGAGCGTGATCTGCGGCGCCATCCTGGCCCGCCGGCCGACCAGCAGCAGCGTGGAGACCACACGCAGCAGACGCAGCGGCTGCACCAGGGGCAGCAGCACCGCCAGCAGGTCCAGGGGATGGCTGCGCAGGAACAGCCACTTGCCCGGCGCCAGCGACAGCCGTACGAGGTAGTCCACGGCGAACGTCCCCCACACCACCCACTCGGCCACCTGGCAGGCCCGGTGGACGAAGGAAGGCGCGCCCGGGGCGACGATCGGGACGGTGTAGGCGACCGCGAAGACGAGGGCGAGCGCCAGCAGGGGCGTCTGCATGCGCTTTTCCCAGCGCATCTGGGCGGTCTGCTGCTTCATGACAGGAATGGTAAGGACACGCCAGGGGCGGCGGACCCACGGTCCGCCGCCCCTGACGTGCTGATCCTCGCTACTGCTTCGCTACGCGTCGCCGCCCGCGGCGCCCGGGTCGGCCGCCGACACGTCCAGCAGCTGGTAGCGGTCCACCGCCTGCTTGAGCGCGCCGCGGTCGACCTTGCCCTCGCGGGCCAGCTCGGTCAGCACCGCCAGCACGATCGACTGCGCGTCGATGTGGAAGAAGCGCCGGGCCGCGCCGCGGGTGTCCGCGAAGCCGAACCCGTCCGCGCCCAGCGACTGGTACGTGCCCGGCACCCAGCGGGAGATCTGGTCGGGGACCGAGCGCATCCAGTCGGACACCGCGACGAACGGGCCCTCGGAGCCGGACAGCTTCCGCGTCACGTACGGGACGCGCTGCTCCTCCTCGGGGTGCAGCAGGTTGTGCCGCTCCACGTCGACCGCCTCACGGCGCAGCTCGTTCCAGGAGGTCGCGGACCACACGTCGGCGCGTACGTTCCACTCCTCCGCCAGGATCCGCTGGGCCTCGATCGCCCACGGGACGGCGACACCGGACGCCATGATCTGCGCCGGGATGGCACCCTGCTCGCCCTGCTTGAAGCGGTGGATGCCCTTCAGGATGCCCTCGACGTCCACATCGGCCGGCTCCGCGGGGTGCTGGATCGGCTCGTTGTAGACGGTGAGGTAGTAGAAGATGTCCTCGTTCTCCTCGGGGGTCCCGCCGTACATCCTGCGCAGACCGTCCTGGACGATGTGCGCGATCTCGAAGCCGAACGCCGGGTCGTAGGCGACGCAGCCCGGGTTGGTCGACGCGAGCAGCTGCGAGTGGCCGTCCGCGTGCTGGAGGCCCTCGCCCGTCAGCGTCGTACGGCCGGCGGTGGCGCCCAGGACGAAGCCGCGCGCCAGCTGGTCGGCCATCTGCCAGAACTGGTCGCCGGTGCGCTGGAAGCCGAACATCGAGTAGAAGACGTACACCGGGATCAGCGGCTCGCCGTGGGTCGCGTACGCGGAGCCCGCGGCGATCAGGGACGCGGTGCAGCCGGCCTCCGAGATGCCGTCGTGCAGCATCTGACCGGTCGGCGACTCCTTGTACGCGAGCAGCAGCTCGCGGTCCACGGCCTCGTACTGCTGGCCGAGCGGGTTGTAGATCTTCGCACTCGGGAAGAACGAGTCCATGCCGAAGGTGCGGTACTCGTCGGGAGCGATCAGCACGAACCGCTTGCCGATCTCCTTGTTCCGCATGAGGTCCTTCAGCAGCCGGACGAACGCCATGGTGGTGGCGATCGACTGCTGACCGGAGCCCTTCTTCACAGCCGCGTACGTCTTGTCCTCTGGCAGCTGAAGCGGCTTCGCCCGCACGATCCGGGTCGGCACGTATCCACCGCAGGCCTTGCGATGGTCGTGCATGTACTGGATCTCCTCCGAGTCGCGGCCCGGGTGGTAGTACGGCGGGGCGCCGCTCTCGAGCTGCTGGTCCGTGATCGGGAGGTGCAGCCGGTCACGGAAGCGCTTCAGGTCGTCGACCGTCAGCTTCTTCATCTGGTGCGTGGCGTTGCGGCCCTCGAAGTTCGGCCCGAGCGTCCAGCCCTTGATGGTCTGCGCCAGGATCACCGTCGGCTGGCCCTTGTGTGCCTTGGCCGCCGTGTAGGCCGCGAAGACCTTGCGGTGGTCGTGACCGCCGCGGCCGAGGTGCAGGATCTGCTCGTCGGTCATGTTCTCGACCATGGCGCGCAGCCGCTGGTCGCCGCCGAAGAAGTGCTCGCGGATGTAGGCGCCCGTCTCGGTCGCGTACGTCTGGAACTGGCCGTCCGGCGTGGTGTTCAGCTTGTTGACGAGGATGCCGTCGCGGTCCTGGGCGAGCAGCGGGTCCCAGGAGCGGTCCCAGACCAGCTTGATCACGTTCCAGCCGGCGCCGCGGAACTGCGACTCCAGCTCCTGGATGATCTTGCCGTTGCCGCGGACCGGGCCGTCGAGGCGCTGGAGGTTGCAGTTGACCACGAAGGTCAGGTTGTCCAGGCCCTCACGGGCGGCGATGGACAGCTGGCCCAGCGACTCCGGCTCGTCCATCTCGCCGTCGCCGAGGAAGGCCCACACGTGCGAGTCGGAGGTGTCCGCGATGCCGCGGGCCTCCATGTAGCGGTTCATGCGCGCCTGGTAGATGGCGCCGAGGGGGCCGAGGCCCATGGAGACCGTGGGGAACTCCCAGAAGTCCGGCATCAGCCGCGGGTGCGGGTAGCTGGACAGCCCGTACGGCTCCTTGGACTTCTCCTGCCGGAAGGCGTCCAGCTGCTGTTCGCTGAGCCGGTCCAGCAGGAAGGCACGGGCGTAGATACCGGGGGACGCGTGCCCCTGGAAGAAGATCTGGTCGCCGCCCTTGCCGTCGTCCTTGCCACGGAAGAAGTGGTTGAAGCCGACGTCGTACAGGGAGGCGGAGGAGGCGAAGGTGGCGATGTGGCCGCCGACGCCGATACCGGGGCGCTGCGCGCGGGAGACCATGACCGCGGCGTTCCACCGAGTCGCGTTGAGGATCTTGCGCTCGATCTCCTCGTTGCCGGGGAAGAACGGCTCGTCCTTGGTCGCGATCGTGTTGACGTAGTCCGTGCTGCGCATCTCGGGCACGGCGACGCGCTTCTCGCGCGCCCGCTCGATCAGGCGGAGCATCAGATAGCGGGCCCGCTCCCGGCCCCGCTCGTCGACGGCGGCGTCGAGGGAGTCCAGCCACTCCTGGGTCTCTTCAGGATCGAAGTCCGGGACCTGACTGGGAAGGCCGCCAATGATGATCGGGTTGCGATCTGATCCGGAAGCCACGCTGTTCCTTCGCTGTTCGGAGGTACTGGGTCGGCAAAGCTGTCGCACCGCCTCCCATCGTGTACCGCGGGGAGCCTCGCGTCATCTCTACCGGGAGGTAACCCTCGATCTCGGCGACATCCGGCCCCGGTCCGACGGGCGGGCCGGACCGAATCGCAACTTTACGCCCGACCCGTCCATGCGTTTCGTTCGGTCGTTCGGTTCCCATTGAGATGTGAAAGGGTAGGAATGCCGCGTACGCGGCCGAAGGGTGTGGTCACGATCGTGGCGGGGACCCGTCGCTTGCCTGGAGTTGCGCCGAGACG
Coding sequences within:
- a CDS encoding potassium channel family protein gives rise to the protein MKQQTAQMRWEKRMQTPLLALALVFAVAYTVPIVAPGAPSFVHRACQVAEWVVWGTFAVDYLVRLSLAPGKWLFLRSHPLDLLAVLLPLVQPLRLLRVVSTLLLVGRRARMAPQITLTTYVGGAVVGLMMFGSLAVLQVERDAPGGNIKTLGDAVWWSFTTMTTVGYGDHSPTTGLGRLLAVGLMISGIALLGVVTANIAAWFISRFERDDAEERRQTALLEALTAEVRGLRAEVARLSGTPLSGAPEVPGPSSPRS
- the aceE gene encoding pyruvate dehydrogenase (acetyl-transferring), homodimeric type, whose product is MASGSDRNPIIIGGLPSQVPDFDPEETQEWLDSLDAAVDERGRERARYLMLRLIERAREKRVAVPEMRSTDYVNTIATKDEPFFPGNEEIERKILNATRWNAAVMVSRAQRPGIGVGGHIATFASSASLYDVGFNHFFRGKDDGKGGDQIFFQGHASPGIYARAFLLDRLSEQQLDAFRQEKSKEPYGLSSYPHPRLMPDFWEFPTVSMGLGPLGAIYQARMNRYMEARGIADTSDSHVWAFLGDGEMDEPESLGQLSIAAREGLDNLTFVVNCNLQRLDGPVRGNGKIIQELESQFRGAGWNVIKLVWDRSWDPLLAQDRDGILVNKLNTTPDGQFQTYATETGAYIREHFFGGDQRLRAMVENMTDEQILHLGRGGHDHRKVFAAYTAAKAHKGQPTVILAQTIKGWTLGPNFEGRNATHQMKKLTVDDLKRFRDRLHLPITDQQLESGAPPYYHPGRDSEEIQYMHDHRKACGGYVPTRIVRAKPLQLPEDKTYAAVKKGSGQQSIATTMAFVRLLKDLMRNKEIGKRFVLIAPDEYRTFGMDSFFPSAKIYNPLGQQYEAVDRELLLAYKESPTGQMLHDGISEAGCTASLIAAGSAYATHGEPLIPVYVFYSMFGFQRTGDQFWQMADQLARGFVLGATAGRTTLTGEGLQHADGHSQLLASTNPGCVAYDPAFGFEIAHIVQDGLRRMYGGTPEENEDIFYYLTVYNEPIQHPAEPADVDVEGILKGIHRFKQGEQGAIPAQIMASGVAVPWAIEAQRILAEEWNVRADVWSATSWNELRREAVDVERHNLLHPEEEQRVPYVTRKLSGSEGPFVAVSDWMRSVPDQISRWVPGTYQSLGADGFGFADTRGAARRFFHIDAQSIVLAVLTELAREGKVDRGALKQAVDRYQLLDVSAADPGAAGGDA